One window from the genome of Nocardioides panaciterrulae encodes:
- a CDS encoding spermidine synthase yields MESVRYVEVARAESERGELVLRERRDEGAPSVLELRANGVFVMDTLETSTEQALATAALELVEEPRAVVVAGLGLGFTMHEVLRDSRVERCTVVEIEEELVAWMRSGTIPHGPALLADERVTVVVADIAVALAEARPASYDLLLLDVDNGPGYLVHEENAALYRAPFLTSARRALRPGGVLVVWSANPAPELEDAVREVFGDAEARPYDVLLQDRDEQYWLYLGRLAAAD; encoded by the coding sequence ATGGAGAGCGTCCGGTACGTCGAGGTCGCGCGCGCCGAGTCCGAGCGCGGCGAGCTGGTGCTGCGCGAGCGCCGCGACGAGGGGGCACCGAGCGTGCTCGAGCTGCGCGCGAACGGCGTCTTCGTCATGGACACCCTCGAGACCAGCACCGAGCAGGCGCTGGCCACCGCGGCGCTGGAGCTGGTCGAGGAGCCGCGCGCCGTGGTCGTCGCGGGACTCGGCCTCGGGTTCACGATGCACGAGGTGCTGCGCGACAGCCGGGTCGAGCGGTGCACGGTCGTCGAGATCGAGGAGGAGCTGGTCGCCTGGATGCGCAGCGGCACGATCCCCCACGGGCCGGCCCTGCTGGCCGACGAGCGGGTCACGGTCGTGGTCGCCGACATCGCGGTCGCGCTGGCCGAGGCCCGGCCCGCGTCGTACGACCTGCTGCTGCTCGACGTCGACAACGGCCCCGGCTACTTGGTGCATGAGGAGAACGCCGCGCTCTACCGCGCGCCGTTCCTCACCAGCGCCCGGCGCGCGCTGCGTCCCGGCGGCGTGCTGGTGGTGTGGTCGGCGAACCCCGCCCCCGAGCTCGAGGACGCCGTGCGCGAGGTGTTCGGCGACGCCGAGGCCCGGCCGTACGACGTGCTCCTGCAGGACCGTGACGAGCAGTACTGGCTCTACCTCGGCCGGCTGGCTGCCGCCGACTGA
- a CDS encoding O-antigen ligase family protein has translation MSVSTTAAPGAPVADRPQGAAQDAPQGATQGRSPWAGARARSVSWLPDAAVVATVAWWATYLTWGTGGREPHVLSIGCLLLVAAIVTVRPWRVLPPLATVPAHAVGLAALAVVLTAPTGWAGGDDAASYAFAAELGLVLLAWARTPGRRLLLLTGVLGAAGAQFALGWLPWWGRQDPMKLFEGTFYWHNQAGIFLAAGAVLGLGAIAAGRPVALLGWTVTPLCVAGTVFTTSRGSQMALALAVVLLLVLLRRRHLHVLGGLALAWGVTVALSGPPFFTERIAPTAATQARAASLVGNGVQRIEDWRRAFRIFEHWPFSGAGFNSFASATDVATTRHDRVGTAFAHNGYLQAAADGGLVLIVPLVVLLALVLLAALRGLPGAVRSRDAVRLGALCTLVALLLHSGMDFDWGYPALLAMLAPVAVLALPPAVAPATPSTSAARRAPSWVGPWVGPALAVLGIGLLVLGAVAGWGGGLDLNAPV, from the coding sequence GTGAGCGTCTCGACCACCGCAGCCCCCGGCGCCCCCGTCGCGGACCGCCCCCAGGGCGCCGCGCAGGACGCCCCGCAGGGGGCCACGCAGGGCCGGTCGCCGTGGGCCGGCGCCCGGGCCCGGTCGGTCTCCTGGCTGCCGGACGCCGCGGTGGTGGCGACGGTGGCGTGGTGGGCGACCTACCTGACCTGGGGCACCGGGGGGCGGGAGCCCCACGTGCTCTCGATCGGCTGCCTGCTGCTGGTGGCCGCGATCGTGACCGTGCGTCCCTGGCGGGTGCTTCCGCCGCTGGCGACCGTCCCGGCGCACGCGGTCGGGCTGGCTGCGCTGGCGGTCGTGCTGACCGCGCCGACGGGGTGGGCCGGCGGGGACGACGCGGCGTCGTACGCCTTCGCCGCCGAGCTCGGGCTGGTGCTGCTCGCCTGGGCTCGTACGCCGGGCCGCCGGCTGCTGCTGCTCACCGGGGTGCTGGGGGCCGCGGGCGCGCAGTTCGCGCTCGGGTGGCTGCCGTGGTGGGGGCGGCAGGACCCGATGAAGCTCTTCGAGGGCACCTTCTACTGGCACAACCAGGCCGGGATCTTCCTCGCCGCCGGCGCGGTGCTGGGCCTCGGCGCGATCGCGGCCGGGCGACCGGTCGCGCTGCTGGGCTGGACCGTGACCCCGCTGTGCGTGGCCGGAACGGTCTTCACGACCAGCCGCGGCTCCCAGATGGCGCTGGCGCTCGCGGTGGTGCTGCTGCTGGTCCTGCTGCGCCGCCGCCACCTGCACGTGCTCGGCGGCCTGGCGCTCGCGTGGGGCGTCACGGTGGCGCTGAGCGGGCCCCCGTTCTTCACCGAGCGGATCGCCCCCACCGCGGCGACGCAGGCCCGCGCGGCCAGCCTGGTGGGCAACGGCGTGCAGCGGATCGAGGACTGGCGCCGGGCGTTCCGGATCTTCGAGCACTGGCCGTTCTCCGGGGCGGGGTTCAACTCCTTCGCCAGCGCCACCGACGTCGCGACCACGCGGCACGACCGGGTCGGGACCGCGTTCGCCCACAACGGCTACCTGCAGGCCGCGGCCGACGGCGGCCTGGTGCTGATCGTGCCGCTGGTGGTGCTGCTCGCGCTGGTGTTGCTGGCCGCGCTGCGTGGCCTGCCCGGCGCCGTGCGCTCGCGGGACGCCGTACGCCTGGGCGCCCTGTGCACGCTGGTGGCGCTGCTGCTGCACAGCGGCATGGACTTCGACTGGGGCTACCCCGCGCTGCTGGCGATGCTGGCGCCGGTGGCCGTGCTCGCGCTGCCACCCGCCGTCGCCCCCGCGACGCCGTCCACCTCGGCCGCTCGGCGGGCCCCGTCCTGGGTGGGGCCCTGGGTGGGGCCGGCGCTGGCGGTGCTGGGGATCGGGCTGCTCGTCCTCGGCGCGGTCGCCGGCTGGGGCGGCGGGCTCGACCTGAACGCGCCGGTCTGA
- a CDS encoding aspartate ammonia-lyase, with protein sequence MSSTDTEGEFRTEHDSMGEVRVPRDALWRAQTQRAVENFPISGVTLEPRHLQALALVKSSAARVNGELGVLDAEKVQAITAAAERVRAGEVDDHFPLDVFQTGSGTSSNMNMNEVLASLAARAGVEVHPNDHVNASQSSNDTFPTSIHVAASLAVVEDLLPALATLERSLAAKAEEFGGLVKSGRTHLMDATPVMLGQEFGGYAATVRYAGERLEAVLPRVRELPLGGTAVGTGINTPPGFSARVIEVLAETTGQPFTEARDHFEAQGTRDSLVELSGVLKTIAVGLTKICNDLRWMSSGPTTGLAEIHLPDLQPGSSIMPGKVNPVLPEATLMVCAQVIGNDTAVTVAGASGSFELNVAMPVIARNLLESIRLLSTSTVLLAGRCVDGITADVERMRQYAASSPSVVTPLNKYLGYENAAKVAKQALADGATIRDTVLKLGFVERGELTEEQLDEALDLESMTHP encoded by the coding sequence GTGAGCAGCACAGACACCGAAGGCGAGTTCCGCACCGAGCACGACTCCATGGGCGAGGTCCGCGTCCCCCGCGACGCCCTGTGGCGGGCGCAGACGCAGCGGGCGGTGGAGAACTTCCCGATCAGCGGCGTCACCCTCGAACCGCGGCACCTCCAGGCGCTCGCGCTGGTGAAGTCGAGCGCGGCCCGGGTCAACGGCGAGCTCGGTGTGCTCGACGCCGAGAAGGTCCAGGCCATCACGGCGGCGGCCGAGCGGGTGCGCGCCGGCGAGGTCGACGACCACTTCCCGCTCGACGTGTTCCAGACGGGGTCGGGCACCAGCTCCAACATGAACATGAACGAGGTGCTCGCCAGCCTCGCCGCCCGCGCCGGCGTGGAGGTGCACCCCAACGACCACGTCAACGCCAGCCAGTCCTCCAACGACACGTTCCCCACCTCGATCCACGTCGCGGCCTCGCTGGCCGTCGTCGAGGACCTGCTCCCCGCGCTCGCGACCCTCGAGCGCAGCCTGGCGGCCAAGGCCGAGGAGTTCGGCGGCCTGGTGAAGTCCGGCCGGACCCACCTGATGGACGCCACCCCGGTGATGCTCGGCCAGGAGTTCGGCGGCTACGCCGCGACCGTGCGCTACGCCGGGGAGCGGCTCGAGGCCGTGCTCCCCCGGGTCCGGGAGCTGCCGCTGGGCGGCACCGCGGTCGGCACCGGCATCAACACCCCGCCCGGCTTCTCCGCCCGGGTGATCGAGGTGCTCGCCGAGACCACCGGCCAGCCGTTCACCGAGGCCCGCGACCACTTCGAGGCGCAGGGCACCCGCGACTCGCTGGTCGAGCTCAGCGGGGTGCTCAAGACGATCGCCGTGGGCCTGACCAAGATCTGCAACGACCTGCGCTGGATGTCCTCCGGCCCGACGACGGGCCTCGCCGAGATCCACCTGCCCGACCTGCAGCCCGGCTCGAGCATCATGCCCGGCAAGGTGAACCCGGTGCTGCCCGAGGCCACGCTGATGGTGTGCGCGCAGGTGATCGGCAACGACACCGCTGTCACCGTGGCCGGTGCCAGCGGCAGCTTCGAGCTCAACGTCGCGATGCCGGTCATCGCCCGCAACCTGCTGGAGTCGATCCGGCTGCTGTCCACGTCGACGGTGCTGCTGGCCGGCCGCTGCGTTGACGGGATCACCGCCGACGTCGAGCGGATGCGGCAGTACGCCGCCTCCTCGCCCTCGGTGGTCACCCCGTTGAACAAGTACCTCGGCTACGAGAACGCCGCCAAGGTCGCCAAGCAGGCCCTCGCCGACGGCGCGACCATCCGGGACACCGTGTTGAAGCTCGGCTTCGTCGAGCGGGGCGAGCTCACCGAGGAGCAGCTGGACGAGGCGCTCGACCTGGAGAGCATGACCCACCCCTGA
- a CDS encoding SHOCT domain-containing protein — MLRPGRAFSVTGVVLALIVFGPATAAHARGGLQRCLDRAVNHGGVPPTCTKVNGTWVASWPGEGASGSGATGAIVFLAVIGALVGLGVLAWKVSTARRLASQSGMDPNLATQMTLLTDDGLESTYLAANLRPAPQSAAPSPSPPPAAERLTELTALLDRGMITQAEYDESRRAIIGSV; from the coding sequence ATGTTGCGGCCCGGTCGAGCGTTCAGTGTGACTGGCGTCGTTCTCGCCCTGATTGTGTTCGGCCCTGCCACCGCGGCGCACGCTCGCGGCGGCCTCCAACGATGCCTCGACCGGGCAGTCAACCACGGCGGGGTGCCGCCGACGTGCACCAAGGTGAATGGAACCTGGGTCGCGTCCTGGCCCGGTGAGGGGGCTTCCGGGAGTGGCGCGACTGGTGCCATCGTGTTCTTGGCCGTGATCGGTGCCTTGGTCGGGCTGGGCGTTCTGGCCTGGAAGGTGAGCACCGCCCGGCGGCTCGCGAGTCAGTCCGGGATGGATCCCAACCTCGCCACGCAAATGACATTGCTCACCGATGACGGGTTGGAAAGCACTTATCTGGCCGCCAACCTGCGACCTGCGCCGCAGAGTGCGGCTCCCTCACCCTCGCCCCCGCCCGCGGCCGAGCGGCTGACCGAGCTCACGGCGCTCCTGGACCGAGGGATGATCACGCAGGCTGAGTACGACGAGAGTCGCAGGGCGATCATCGGATCCGTCTGA
- a CDS encoding lytic transglycosylase domain-containing protein codes for MPKRAKYAPKHRQLPTPNVVTEAPKRALRNTLILSSVAVAATGAAVSAGTFSSSPATVTNAAQDLGQDYHPATTQDLSDRAPVISRSSDRRQAADPAKQAELAAEKSPAVTHHHHETLASQDPRDIAKALMPQFGFSSDQYGCLDQLWTGESGWRVDADNPTSSAYGIPQALPGSKMASAGPDWATNAATQIKWGLGYIRDSYGSPCGAMAFKNGHGWY; via the coding sequence GTGCCGAAGCGAGCCAAGTACGCCCCGAAGCACCGCCAGCTCCCGACCCCCAACGTCGTCACCGAGGCCCCCAAGAGGGCCCTGCGCAACACCCTGATCCTCTCCTCCGTCGCGGTCGCCGCAACGGGTGCGGCGGTCTCCGCCGGAACCTTCTCCAGCAGCCCCGCGACGGTCACCAACGCCGCGCAGGACCTAGGCCAGGACTACCACCCGGCCACGACCCAGGACCTGAGCGACCGCGCGCCGGTGATCTCCCGCTCCTCCGACCGCCGGCAGGCCGCCGACCCGGCCAAGCAGGCCGAGCTCGCCGCCGAGAAGAGCCCCGCGGTGACTCACCACCACCACGAGACCCTGGCCTCGCAGGACCCGCGCGACATCGCGAAGGCGCTGATGCCGCAGTTCGGCTTCTCCAGCGACCAGTACGGCTGCCTCGACCAGCTGTGGACCGGCGAGAGCGGCTGGCGCGTCGACGCGGACAACCCGACCTCCTCGGCGTACGGCATCCCGCAGGCGCTGCCCGGCTCGAAGATGGCCTCGGCCGGCCCGGACTGGGCGACCAACGCGGCCACCCAGATCAAGTGGGGCTTGGGCTACATCCGCGACTCCTACGGCTCCCCGTGCGGCGCGATGGCGTTCAAGAACGGGCACGGCTGGTACTGA